In Halorubrum sp. PV6, a single window of DNA contains:
- a CDS encoding bifunctional 4-hydroxy-2-oxoglutarate aldolase/2-dehydro-3-deoxy-phosphogluconate aldolase: MSETLSRLVDSGVVAVLRGVEADQLIEITEALREGGVTAVEITADTPNVAEKLGEVAGSFDDEVVVGTGTVLDSETARTTLMAGAEFVVSPSLHEDVIETCNRYGAVSAPGVMTPTEAIRGYEAGADFVKVFPAKTVGPDHLGAMKGPLGQIPMMPTGGVGPGNAADYIEAGAFAVGAGGALVDYDAAARGDYEEITETARTMTQVVEDARGGD; this comes from the coding sequence ATGAGCGAAACGCTCTCACGGCTCGTCGACAGCGGCGTCGTCGCGGTGTTGCGCGGAGTCGAGGCCGACCAACTGATCGAGATCACGGAGGCGTTACGCGAGGGCGGCGTGACCGCCGTCGAGATCACCGCCGACACCCCCAACGTCGCCGAAAAGCTCGGCGAGGTCGCCGGGTCGTTCGACGACGAGGTCGTCGTCGGCACGGGGACGGTCCTCGACAGCGAGACTGCCCGGACCACGTTGATGGCCGGCGCGGAGTTCGTCGTCTCGCCGAGCCTCCACGAGGACGTCATCGAGACGTGTAACCGCTACGGCGCGGTCAGCGCGCCCGGCGTGATGACCCCGACCGAGGCCATCCGCGGCTACGAGGCCGGCGCCGACTTCGTGAAGGTGTTCCCCGCGAAGACCGTCGGGCCGGACCACCTCGGCGCGATGAAGGGCCCGCTCGGCCAGATCCCGATGATGCCGACCGGCGGCGTCGGCCCCGGCAACGCCGCCGACTACATCGAGGCTGGTGCGTTCGCTGTCGGCGCCGGCGGCGCCCTCGTCGACTACGACGCGGCCGCGCGCGGAGATTACGAGGAGATAACCGAGACCGCCCGGACGATGACGCAGGTCGTCGAGGACGCGCGCGGCGGCGACTGA
- a CDS encoding elongation factor EF-2, with product MGRRKKIVQECERLMDAPENIRNIAIAAHVDHGKTTLSDNLLAGAGMISQDTAGEQLAMDTKEDEQERGITIDAANVSMTHEYEDTNHLINLIDTPGHVDFGGDVTRAMRAVDGALVVVDAVEGAMPQTETVLRQALREGVKPALFINKVDRLISELQEGPQEMQERLMSVIADVNELIRGMAENMEDIPEDWTVSVEDGTVGFGSALYKWGVSMPSMQRTGMDFGDIMDLEQNDKREELHERTPLSNVVLDMVCEHFPNPVDAQPRRVPRIWRGDADTELAEGMQLVDEDGDVVFMVTDISMDPHAGEIATGRVFSGTLEKGQELYVSGTAGKNRIQSVGLFMGSEREEVGHVPAGNIASVTGLRDAIAGSTVSSVEMTPFESIEHISEPVITKSVEAQNMDDLPKLIETLQQVAKEDPTIQIEINEDTGEHLISGQGELHLEVITQRIRDNQGIPVITGEPIVVFREQPQETSREVEGQSPNRHNKFYITVEPMDQEIVDAIQLGEVSMDMPELERREALQDAGMDKDTSQNVEDIHRTNILIDDTKGIQHLNETMELVLEGLQEALDDGPLAAEPVQGSLFRLHDAKLHEDTIHRGPAQVIPAVRDAVHRSLIDGEVRLLEPIQDVRIDVPSEHMGAASGEIQGRRGRVDDMYQEGDLMVVEGIAPVEEMIGFSSDIRSATEGRASWNTENAGFRVLVDNLQREKIMEIRERKGMKLELPQSIDYI from the coding sequence ATGGGCCGACGCAAGAAGATCGTTCAAGAGTGCGAGCGGCTGATGGACGCCCCGGAGAACATCCGGAACATCGCCATCGCTGCCCACGTCGACCACGGGAAGACGACCCTGTCCGACAACCTGCTGGCTGGCGCCGGCATGATCTCCCAGGACACCGCGGGCGAGCAGCTCGCGATGGACACGAAGGAGGACGAACAGGAGCGCGGCATCACCATCGACGCGGCGAACGTTTCGATGACCCACGAGTACGAGGACACCAACCACCTCATCAACCTCATCGACACGCCGGGCCACGTCGACTTCGGTGGCGACGTCACCCGCGCGATGCGCGCGGTCGACGGCGCGCTGGTCGTCGTCGACGCCGTCGAGGGCGCCATGCCCCAGACCGAGACGGTGCTCCGGCAGGCGCTCCGCGAGGGCGTGAAGCCGGCGCTGTTCATCAACAAGGTCGACCGCCTCATCTCCGAGCTCCAGGAGGGGCCCCAGGAGATGCAAGAGCGGCTGATGTCGGTTATCGCCGACGTCAACGAGCTCATCCGCGGGATGGCCGAGAACATGGAGGACATCCCCGAGGACTGGACCGTCTCCGTCGAGGACGGCACGGTCGGGTTCGGCTCCGCGCTGTACAAGTGGGGCGTCTCCATGCCGTCGATGCAGCGGACGGGCATGGACTTCGGCGACATCATGGACCTGGAGCAGAACGACAAACGAGAGGAGCTCCACGAGCGGACGCCGCTCTCGAACGTCGTGCTCGACATGGTCTGTGAGCACTTCCCGAACCCGGTCGACGCCCAGCCCCGCCGTGTCCCGCGCATCTGGCGCGGCGACGCCGACACCGAGCTGGCCGAGGGGATGCAGCTGGTCGACGAAGACGGCGATGTCGTCTTCATGGTCACCGACATCTCGATGGACCCGCACGCGGGCGAAATCGCGACGGGCCGCGTCTTCTCCGGGACGCTGGAGAAAGGCCAGGAGCTGTACGTCTCCGGGACGGCGGGCAAAAACCGCATCCAGAGCGTCGGCCTCTTCATGGGGTCCGAGCGCGAGGAAGTGGGTCACGTCCCCGCCGGGAACATCGCGTCGGTCACCGGCCTGCGTGACGCGATCGCCGGTTCCACCGTCTCCTCCGTGGAGATGACGCCGTTCGAGTCGATCGAGCACATCTCCGAGCCGGTCATCACGAAGTCCGTCGAGGCCCAGAACATGGACGACCTGCCGAAGCTCATCGAGACGCTCCAGCAGGTCGCCAAGGAGGACCCGACGATCCAGATCGAGATCAACGAGGACACGGGCGAGCACCTCATCAGCGGGCAGGGCGAGCTCCACCTCGAAGTGATCACCCAGCGGATCCGCGACAATCAGGGCATTCCGGTCATCACCGGCGAACCGATCGTCGTCTTCCGCGAGCAGCCCCAGGAGACCTCCCGCGAGGTCGAGGGGCAGTCGCCGAACCGCCACAACAAGTTCTACATCACCGTCGAGCCGATGGACCAGGAGATCGTCGACGCCATCCAGCTCGGCGAGGTCTCGATGGACATGCCCGAACTGGAGCGCCGCGAGGCGCTACAGGACGCCGGCATGGACAAAGACACCTCCCAGAACGTCGAGGACATCCACCGGACGAACATCCTCATCGACGACACGAAGGGGATCCAGCACCTCAACGAGACGATGGAGCTCGTCTTGGAGGGGCTTCAGGAGGCGCTCGACGACGGGCCGCTCGCCGCCGAGCCGGTCCAGGGGTCGCTGTTCCGCCTGCACGACGCGAAGCTCCACGAGGACACCATCCACCGCGGGCCCGCGCAGGTTATCCCCGCCGTTCGCGACGCGGTCCACCGCTCGCTGATCGACGGCGAGGTCCGCCTGCTCGAACCGATCCAGGACGTCCGGATCGACGTGCCCTCGGAGCACATGGGCGCCGCGTCCGGTGAGATCCAGGGTCGTCGCGGCCGCGTCGACGACATGTACCAAGAGGGCGACCTGATGGTCGTCGAGGGCATCGCGCCCGTCGAGGAGATGATCGGCTTCTCCTCCGACATCCGCTCGGCCACCGAGGGCCGCGCCTCGTGGAACACGGAGAACGCGGGCTTCCGCGTGCTCGTCGACAACCTCCAGCGCGAGAAGATCATGGAGATCCGCGAGCGCAAGGGTATGAAGCTCGAACTGCCGCAGTCGATCGACTACATCTAA
- a CDS encoding amino acid-binding protein, with product MSDRRDGAPEGSAADASGPSPDGGHASATPSTHTVRLELVDEPGQLLAALHPIADNGGNLLSIYHERGNKTPRGRIPVEVDFEATPERFEGIVEALRSEGVNVMQAGTERYAEEVTLLLFGHLIDTDLSNTLSRIEACESASVADVSLAAPQGTEEASSARLRLEARAGETETALAAVRELADEKDLRLVEPLTGVDA from the coding sequence GTGAGCGACCGACGCGACGGGGCGCCGGAGGGCAGCGCAGCCGACGCGAGCGGCCCGTCGCCAGACGGCGGCCACGCCTCGGCGACGCCCTCGACGCACACGGTGCGACTCGAACTCGTCGACGAGCCGGGGCAGCTGCTCGCCGCGCTCCACCCGATCGCGGACAACGGCGGGAACCTCCTCTCGATTTACCACGAGCGCGGGAACAAGACGCCCCGCGGTCGGATTCCGGTCGAGGTCGACTTCGAGGCGACCCCGGAGCGCTTCGAGGGCATCGTCGAGGCGCTCCGAAGCGAGGGGGTAAACGTGATGCAGGCCGGAACGGAGCGGTACGCCGAGGAAGTGACGCTCCTGCTCTTCGGTCACCTCATCGACACCGACCTCTCCAACACGCTCTCGCGCATCGAGGCCTGCGAGTCGGCGTCGGTCGCCGACGTGTCGCTGGCGGCACCGCAGGGAACCGAGGAGGCGTCGAGCGCGCGGCTTCGACTCGAGGCGCGGGCCGGCGAGACGGAGACGGCCCTCGCGGCGGTCCGAGAACTGGCCGACGAAAAGGACTTGCGGCTCGTCGAGCCGCTCACGGGGGTGGACGCATGA
- a CDS encoding homoserine dehydrogenase, producing MRIAVVGAGAVGRSVVELASEYGHEVVAVADSSSAVVADGTEGRGAGVDTDAVVARKAERGIVGDDDPDDVLAADYDALVEATPTTLDDAEPGFSHVRTALERDRHAVLANKGPVAERFGDLRALVAESAGDIRFEATVGGAIPAVSTVEDLEPGHVTAVRGVLNGTANFILTRMAAEGLDYDHVLAEAQDLGVAEADPSFDVDGTDAALKCVILANVLSFGAADAPDDAREFSLDDADVKGIRDVPGSALRLAAEDGQTVRLIGEATDETVRVAPRLVPENGTLAVSGTQNIVQIETSHAGRLNISGRGAGGPETASAVLGDVGRLE from the coding sequence ATGAGGATCGCCGTCGTCGGCGCCGGTGCGGTCGGTCGTTCCGTGGTCGAGTTAGCGAGCGAGTACGGCCACGAGGTCGTCGCGGTCGCGGACTCGTCGAGCGCGGTCGTCGCCGACGGGACCGAGGGCCGCGGGGCGGGCGTCGACACCGACGCCGTGGTGGCCCGCAAAGCCGAGCGCGGCATCGTCGGCGACGACGACCCCGACGACGTGTTGGCGGCCGACTACGACGCCCTCGTCGAGGCGACCCCGACGACGCTGGACGACGCCGAGCCGGGCTTCTCGCACGTCCGAACCGCGCTGGAGCGCGACCGCCACGCGGTCCTCGCGAACAAGGGTCCCGTCGCGGAGCGGTTCGGCGACCTCCGCGCGCTCGTGGCCGAGAGCGCGGGCGACATCCGGTTTGAGGCGACGGTCGGCGGCGCCATCCCCGCGGTGTCGACGGTGGAGGACCTCGAACCCGGCCACGTCACCGCGGTCCGGGGCGTGCTCAACGGGACCGCGAACTTCATTCTCACCCGGATGGCCGCGGAGGGGCTCGACTACGACCACGTGCTCGCGGAGGCGCAGGACCTCGGCGTCGCGGAGGCCGACCCCTCGTTCGACGTCGACGGGACCGACGCGGCACTTAAATGCGTGATCCTCGCCAACGTCCTCTCGTTCGGCGCGGCCGACGCGCCGGACGACGCGCGCGAGTTCTCCCTCGACGACGCGGACGTGAAAGGCATCCGCGACGTGCCGGGCTCCGCGCTTCGCCTCGCGGCCGAAGACGGCCAGACCGTCCGACTGATCGGCGAAGCGACCGACGAAACGGTCAGGGTCGCTCCCCGGTTGGTCCCCGAAAACGGAACGCTCGCGGTCTCGGGGACGCAGAACATCGTCCAGATCGAGACCAGTCACGCCGGTCGGCTCAACATCTCCGGGCGGGGCGCGGGCGGTCCGGAGACGGCGAGCGCGGTGCTCGGCGATGTCGGCCGACTGGAGTAG
- the tuf gene encoding translation elongation factor EF-1 subunit alpha — MSDKPHQNLAIIGHVDHGKSTLVGRLLFETGSVPEHVIEQHREEAEEKGKGGFEFAYVMDNLAEERERGVTIDIAHQEFDTDQYYFTIVDCPGHRDFVKNMITGASQADNAVLVVAADDGVAPQTREHVFLARTLGINELIIGVNKMDLVDYKESAYDDVREEVNNLLNQVRFATDDTTFVPISAFEGDNISEESDNTGWYDGPTLLESLNDLPEAEPPTDAPLRLPIQDVYTISGIGTVPVGRVETGILNTGDNVSFQPSDVGGEVKTVEMHHEEVPKAEPGDNVGFNVRGIGKDDIRRGDVCGPADDPPSVAETFQAQIVVMQHPSVITAGYTPVFHAHTAQVACTIESIDQKIDPSSGEVAEENPDFIKSGDAAVVTVRPQKPLSIEPSGEIPELGSFAIRDMGQTIAAGKVLEVNER; from the coding sequence ATGAGTGACAAACCGCATCAGAACCTGGCCATTATCGGCCACGTCGACCACGGCAAGAGTACGCTCGTGGGTCGCCTCCTCTTCGAGACGGGGAGCGTCCCCGAGCACGTAATCGAGCAGCACCGCGAAGAAGCCGAAGAGAAGGGCAAAGGCGGCTTCGAGTTCGCCTACGTGATGGACAACCTCGCCGAGGAGCGCGAGCGTGGCGTCACGATCGACATCGCCCACCAGGAGTTCGACACCGACCAGTACTACTTCACCATCGTCGACTGTCCGGGCCACCGTGACTTCGTGAAAAACATGATCACGGGCGCCTCGCAGGCCGACAACGCGGTCCTCGTCGTCGCGGCAGACGACGGCGTCGCGCCGCAGACCCGAGAGCACGTGTTCCTGGCCCGCACGCTGGGTATCAACGAGCTCATCATCGGCGTCAACAAGATGGACCTCGTCGACTACAAGGAGTCCGCGTACGACGACGTCCGCGAGGAGGTCAACAACCTGCTCAACCAGGTCCGCTTCGCGACCGACGACACGACCTTCGTGCCGATTTCGGCGTTCGAAGGCGACAACATCTCCGAGGAGTCCGACAACACTGGCTGGTACGATGGCCCGACTCTGCTGGAGTCGCTTAACGACCTGCCGGAGGCCGAGCCGCCGACGGACGCGCCGCTCCGTCTCCCCATCCAGGACGTGTACACCATCTCCGGTATCGGGACCGTCCCCGTAGGACGCGTCGAGACCGGGATCCTCAACACCGGCGACAACGTCTCCTTCCAGCCGTCCGACGTTGGCGGCGAAGTGAAGACGGTCGAGATGCACCACGAGGAAGTGCCCAAGGCCGAGCCCGGTGACAACGTCGGGTTCAACGTCCGCGGCATCGGCAAGGACGACATCCGTCGCGGCGACGTCTGTGGTCCCGCCGACGACCCGCCGAGCGTCGCCGAGACGTTCCAGGCGCAGATCGTCGTCATGCAGCACCCGTCGGTCATCACGGCCGGATACACGCCGGTCTTCCACGCCCACACGGCGCAGGTCGCCTGTACGATCGAGTCGATCGACCAGAAGATCGACCCCTCGTCCGGTGAGGTCGCCGAGGAGAACCCGGACTTCATCAAGTCCGGCGACGCCGCGGTCGTCACCGTGCGCCCGCAAAAGCCGCTCAGCATCGAGCCGTCCGGCGAGATTCCGGAACTCGGCAGCTTCGCCATCCGCGACATGGGTCAGACCATCGCGGCCGGCAAGGTGCTCGAAGTCAACGAGCGATAA
- the rpsJ gene encoding 30S ribosomal protein S10, protein MQQARVRLAGTSPEDLDDICDDVREIADSTGVALSGPIPLPTKTLEIPSRKSPDGEGTATWEHWEMRVHKRLIDIDADERALRQLMRVQVPNDVSIEIVLED, encoded by the coding sequence ATGCAGCAGGCACGCGTCCGCCTCGCCGGCACGAGCCCCGAGGACCTCGACGACATCTGCGACGACGTCCGCGAGATCGCGGACTCGACGGGAGTCGCCCTGTCGGGCCCGATCCCGCTGCCGACGAAGACGCTCGAGATCCCGTCGCGAAAGTCCCCGGACGGTGAGGGGACGGCGACGTGGGAGCACTGGGAGATGCGCGTCCACAAGCGTCTGATCGACATCGACGCCGACGAACGCGCGCTCCGCCAGCTGATGCGCGTCCAAGTGCCGAACGACGTCAGCATCGAGATCGTCCTCGAAGACTAA
- a CDS encoding rhomboid family intramembrane serine protease — translation MRATLETLGIALLLASIQAALGLVGLAGLFALSTPLSVAPWTLVTSVYAHGSIGHLLANALALLLVGPLVERRTTRGRFHAFVVATGALAGATQVTLGGLLGPSVAVVGLSGAIFALGGYLLAGNVVSATLFDRLRLSARAQFGLFGLAAVGLTAMTAAPGVALIAHAVGAFSGLVAGRVGLLDAR, via the coding sequence ATGCGTGCGACCCTCGAAACGCTCGGAATCGCCCTCCTCCTCGCGTCGATACAGGCGGCGCTCGGCCTCGTCGGCCTCGCCGGCCTGTTTGCGCTGTCGACGCCGCTGTCCGTCGCGCCGTGGACCCTCGTCACCAGCGTGTACGCGCACGGGTCGATCGGCCACCTGCTCGCGAACGCGCTCGCGCTGCTCCTCGTCGGGCCGCTCGTCGAGCGTCGGACGACCCGCGGTCGGTTCCACGCGTTCGTCGTCGCCACTGGTGCGCTCGCCGGCGCGACGCAGGTGACGCTCGGCGGACTGCTCGGCCCGTCCGTCGCCGTCGTCGGACTGAGCGGGGCCATCTTCGCGCTCGGCGGCTACCTCCTCGCGGGCAACGTCGTGAGCGCGACCCTGTTCGACCGACTGCGGCTCTCCGCCAGAGCGCAGTTCGGGCTCTTCGGACTCGCCGCGGTCGGCCTCACGGCGATGACCGCTGCGCCCGGCGTCGCCCTGATCGCCCACGCCGTCGGCGCGTTTAGCGGCCTCGTGGCGGGGCGGGTCGGTCTCCTGGACGCTCGGTGA
- a CDS encoding lysylphosphatidylglycerol synthase transmembrane domain-containing protein, translating to MTDDRVRDRLRGSLSRERLTLVGTVAVLAVGVAVVVRTLDTDALATAAVTADPALLGAGLAVYLLSWPIRGRRYADILAAMGRRCRTGFLTATVFASQTANLAIPARAGDGVRAYLLNERRDVPYPTGVASLAVERAFDLVAIGSLGAAALAVLLLTGRSPGGGESVGSVAPSTALAAAGGIAAVAAAFSVVVVAVARSDRRFGPALRARVSRPKVERVVDAAVRFGASVRVVAAAPRLLGAVFCWSAVVWALDVLTAVFVLAALTGGAGGGVPPATLIVVGTLAVSVGNLAKVLPLSQGGIGLYEAAFTGLVVGATGLPVETALAAAILDHALKNAVTLVGGGVAALSLGLSPTAGPTTDGERESSNLGSSDF from the coding sequence ATGACCGACGACCGCGTTCGAGACCGGCTCCGCGGGAGTCTCTCGCGGGAGCGACTCACCCTCGTCGGCACGGTCGCCGTCCTCGCGGTGGGCGTCGCCGTCGTGGTCCGGACCCTCGACACCGACGCGCTCGCGACGGCCGCGGTCACGGCCGACCCCGCGCTCCTCGGTGCGGGCCTCGCCGTCTACCTCCTCTCGTGGCCGATCCGCGGTCGACGGTACGCCGACATCCTCGCGGCGATGGGGCGGCGCTGCCGGACCGGATTCCTCACCGCAACCGTGTTTGCGAGCCAGACCGCGAACCTTGCCATCCCCGCGCGGGCCGGCGACGGCGTCCGCGCGTACCTCCTCAACGAGCGCCGAGACGTGCCGTACCCGACCGGCGTCGCCTCGCTCGCGGTCGAGCGCGCGTTCGACCTCGTGGCCATCGGCTCTCTCGGGGCGGCCGCGCTCGCCGTCCTGCTCTTGACGGGCCGGTCGCCCGGCGGCGGCGAATCGGTCGGGTCGGTCGCCCCCTCCACCGCCCTCGCCGCCGCGGGCGGCATCGCCGCCGTCGCCGCGGCGTTCTCCGTCGTCGTCGTCGCCGTCGCGCGGAGCGACCGCCGGTTCGGACCCGCGCTCCGCGCTCGGGTCTCGCGTCCCAAGGTCGAACGGGTCGTTGACGCCGCCGTCCGCTTCGGCGCCTCGGTTCGGGTCGTCGCCGCCGCGCCGCGGCTGCTCGGCGCGGTGTTCTGCTGGAGCGCCGTCGTCTGGGCGCTCGACGTGCTGACGGCGGTGTTCGTGTTGGCGGCGCTCACGGGCGGCGCTGGCGGGGGCGTCCCGCCGGCGACGCTGATCGTCGTCGGGACCCTCGCCGTCAGCGTCGGCAACCTCGCGAAGGTGCTCCCGCTCTCGCAGGGGGGCATCGGGCTGTACGAGGCGGCGTTCACCGGCCTCGTCGTCGGCGCGACCGGACTGCCCGTCGAGACGGCGCTCGCGGCCGCGATACTGGACCACGCGCTGAAAAACGCGGTGACGCTCGTCGGCGGCGGAGTCGCGGCGCTCTCGCTCGGGCTGTCGCCGACCGCCGGGCCGACGACGGACGGCGAGCGCGAGTCGTCGAACCTCGGATCATCAGACTTTTAG
- a CDS encoding alpha-1 4-glucan-protein synthase: protein MEDSRSTAASGDICVIVPTIREYECLREYVANARTHGFDVSRLHFVLVTEDFCDVEEMRAMLDDLDVSGEVFDGSRREEWYESQGVAEYGHVVPAASHAETSFGLLYMWADSAFDYGVFIDDDTLPHDDVDYFGRHMENLAFEGEIERVRSDEDWVNVLYDDADEHGLYPRGYPYSAMDETVETDAVDVEAGEVVASQGLWTNVPDLDAVRILMDGDLEGQAQTRTSAADFGEDFVAARGNYLTVCSMNLAFRREVIPAFYQLPMDDNEWDVGRFDDIWSGLFLKRACDVLGKRIYNGDPLCEHNKAARSTFDDLANEVAGLELNEHVWEVVDEAGADADSYAAVFDAMADALADGDFSEWNNGAFLNHCGEYMRDWLDCLDAIRRAPAAADD from the coding sequence ATGGAAGACAGCCGTTCAACCGCTGCGAGCGGGGACATCTGTGTCATCGTCCCCACGATCCGCGAGTACGAGTGTCTCCGTGAGTACGTCGCCAACGCCCGCACTCACGGGTTCGACGTGTCCCGACTGCACTTCGTGCTCGTCACCGAGGACTTCTGTGACGTCGAGGAGATGCGAGCCATGCTCGACGACCTCGACGTCTCCGGCGAAGTGTTCGACGGGAGTCGCCGCGAGGAGTGGTACGAGTCCCAGGGCGTCGCGGAGTACGGGCACGTCGTTCCGGCCGCGAGCCACGCCGAGACGAGCTTCGGCCTCCTTTATATGTGGGCCGACAGCGCCTTCGACTACGGCGTTTTCATCGACGACGACACGCTCCCCCACGACGACGTGGACTACTTCGGCCGTCACATGGAGAACCTCGCGTTCGAGGGCGAAATCGAGCGCGTGCGCTCGGACGAGGACTGGGTGAACGTCCTCTACGACGACGCGGACGAGCACGGGCTCTACCCCCGTGGGTACCCCTACTCGGCGATGGACGAGACGGTCGAGACCGACGCGGTCGACGTCGAGGCCGGCGAGGTCGTCGCCTCGCAGGGGCTGTGGACGAACGTCCCGGACCTCGACGCGGTCCGCATCCTGATGGACGGCGACTTGGAGGGACAGGCGCAGACGCGCACGAGCGCCGCCGACTTCGGCGAGGACTTCGTCGCCGCCCGCGGCAACTACCTCACGGTCTGCTCGATGAACCTCGCGTTCCGCCGCGAGGTGATCCCCGCGTTCTACCAGCTGCCGATGGACGACAACGAGTGGGACGTCGGGCGGTTCGACGATATCTGGTCGGGCCTCTTCTTAAAGCGCGCCTGCGACGTGCTCGGCAAGCGCATCTACAACGGCGACCCGCTCTGTGAACACAACAAGGCCGCGCGGTCGACGTTCGACGACCTCGCGAACGAGGTCGCCGGGCTGGAGCTGAACGAACACGTCTGGGAAGTCGTTGACGAGGCGGGCGCGGACGCCGACTCGTACGCGGCCGTCTTCGACGCGATGGCCGACGCCCTCGCGGACGGCGACTTCTCCGAGTGGAACAACGGCGCGTTCCTCAACCACTGCGGCGAGTACATGCGCGACTGGCTCGACTGCCTCGACGCGATCCGCCGAGCGCCGGCGGCCGCGGACGACTGA
- a CDS encoding extracellular solute-binding protein, with product MTRLTSDGDGVDRRRFLAATGGLGVAGLAGCMGTESDDEDDDADGGSSIGQIGSGRAGRDAPGGTSMSEMPDLSGELTVYSGRGEFLVGELVTYIEELYDDFELNVRYGGATDLVNTITNEGEGSRADVFYSVNAGSLGALADAGRTQSLSEDVTGMVRSEFTTEQWIGTSGRARTVPFNTDSLSESGIPDDIMAFPDEFDGDLGWAPSYGSCQAFVTAMRIIEGEEATREWVESVVESGITPYNNEFAACQGIADGEIDAAFTNHYYIQRVLDGNPEASIDTAFTSGDAGAVFNVAGAAVVDTASDATLAENFVRHLLSAEAQDYFARSTFEYPLIPDVEPVGNLPTIDELDVPDIDLTELSDLEATIDLMRDAGAEV from the coding sequence ATGACGAGACTCACATCCGACGGCGACGGCGTTGACCGACGACGGTTCCTGGCTGCCACGGGCGGCCTCGGCGTCGCCGGCCTCGCCGGCTGTATGGGCACGGAGAGCGACGACGAAGACGACGACGCGGACGGCGGCTCGTCGATCGGGCAGATCGGCTCCGGACGCGCGGGCCGCGACGCGCCGGGCGGCACGTCGATGAGCGAGATGCCGGACCTCTCGGGCGAACTCACGGTCTACTCCGGACGCGGCGAGTTCCTCGTCGGCGAACTCGTCACGTACATCGAGGAGCTGTACGACGACTTCGAACTGAACGTCCGGTACGGCGGCGCCACGGACCTGGTAAACACCATCACCAACGAGGGCGAGGGATCGAGAGCCGACGTGTTCTACTCGGTCAACGCCGGCTCGCTCGGCGCCTTGGCCGATGCGGGGCGCACGCAGTCGCTCTCCGAGGACGTCACCGGCATGGTTCGCTCGGAGTTCACCACCGAGCAGTGGATCGGGACCTCCGGCCGCGCGCGCACCGTCCCGTTCAACACCGACTCGCTCTCCGAGTCGGGGATTCCCGACGACATCATGGCGTTCCCGGACGAGTTCGACGGCGACCTCGGCTGGGCGCCGTCGTACGGCTCCTGTCAGGCGTTCGTCACCGCGATGCGGATCATCGAGGGCGAGGAGGCCACTCGCGAGTGGGTCGAATCGGTCGTCGAGTCCGGCATCACGCCCTACAACAACGAGTTCGCCGCGTGTCAGGGGATCGCCGACGGCGAGATAGACGCCGCCTTCACTAACCACTACTACATCCAGCGCGTCCTCGACGGCAACCCCGAGGCGTCGATCGACACCGCGTTCACGAGCGGCGACGCCGGCGCGGTGTTCAACGTCGCCGGCGCCGCGGTCGTCGACACCGCCAGCGACGCGACGCTCGCGGAGAACTTCGTTCGGCACCTGCTGTCGGCCGAAGCGCAGGACTACTTCGCCCGCTCGACCTTCGAGTACCCGCTCATCCCCGATGTCGAACCCGTCGGCAACCTGCCGACCATCGACGAGCTCGACGTCCCCGACATCGATCTGACCGAGCTGTCGGATCTAGAAGCGACCATCGACCTCATGCGCGACGCCGGCGCCGAGGTCTAG